DNA from Chitinophaga pendula:
CCCAAGATGGGCCCAACCTTTAATGAATTGTTAGATAAAGTACTGGATAGTGGGGTTGCACAGGAGATAGAATATCCTGATATGCGGCAGCCGGACAGGTGGTACCGTTTAAAAGCCAGCCTCATACATGGCGAGACGAGCCGTCGTCTGGCGGTACTGATAAAGGATATCAGTTTCCGCAAACTTAATGAGCAGCAGCTACTAAATACCAAGGCAGAGCTGGAAAGAAGTAACCAGCTGTTGCAGGTGAGCCAGAATATCGGTAAGATAGGCGGATGGGAATACAATGTAAAAAGTGGGGAGATGTACTGGACCCGACAGGTGTATGAACTACGGGAAGTGCCTTTGGATTATCGGGTATCACTGGATGCCTGCTTTGAGTTTTACCATCCGGACGATCGTCCGCGGCTGCTGGCGGCACTGGAGAGGACTTTACAGGAGCGGTGCTCTTTCGACCTGGAAGTGCGACATATCTCCTTTCAGGGTAAACAAAGCTGGGTAAGGACGATAGGGGAACCGGTATTGCATGAGGAAGAGCTGACCCATATTCGGGGTATCGTCATGGACATTACTGATCAGAAGATCGCCCAGTTGGAGCTGTTGCATGCCAAGGAAGCAGCCGAAAAAGCGGCCAGCTCCCGCAGCGAGTTCCTTTCTACGATGAGCCATGAGATCCGTACACCACTGAATGGCATCATTGGTATTGCCAATCTTCTGGAGGAGGATACGGAGCATGCGGGATTGGTACATAGCCTGCAGTTTGCTGCCGGGCATTTACTCAGCCTGATCAACGACATCCTGGATTTTAGTAAGATAGAGGCGGGCAAGATAGAACTGGAGCATCATCCTTTTCAATTGAAAGACCTGGTAAAAGATATAGAAAGCAATTACCTGACATTGGCGAAAGCCAAACAGATCAGGCTTTATACTTCGTTGGATCCTGATCTGCCGGAGGTGATCATCGGCGATCCTGTACGTCTGAACCAGATCATGAGTAACCTGATCAACAACGCCATTAAGTTCACCAAAAAAGGTGGTGTTTTCATTGATGTACATTTGCAGGAGCTGTTGCACCAGGAGGCTGCGATCAATTTCCGGGTGCAGGATACCGGTGATGGTATTGACAAGGAGATGCAGGAGAAAATATTTGAGAGCTTTGTGCAGGTACATGGTAAACGTAACCGTCGTCATGATGGTACCGGGCTGGGACTGGCTATCACCAAAAAACTGGTCGCGTTGCATAACAGTACGATCGAGGTAGAAAGTGAACCGGGCAAGGGGTCGGCGTTCAGCTTTACCATCCGTTTTCCGCTGCCGGAGCCGACGTTATCCAGCCAGGCACCTACCCGTTCGGATACGCCGGAAGAGCGGCTGCGTGGCCAGTGTATCCTGATCGTGGAAGATAACCAGATCAACGCGATGGTGCTGGTACAGCAATTACAACGTACCGGTGCTCATACTATGACTGCCGCTAATGGTCGGGAGGCTGTGGTGTTGATGGAGCAGCAACCTTTTGACGGCATCATCCTGGACCTGCATATGCCGGAGATGGATGGTTATGCCACCATTCCTTATATCAAATCGCTGCAACCACAGGCTTTTATCGTAGTACTGACTGCAGATGTGATGCCTGAGGTGAAAGAGAGATTACAGGTGCTGGAGGTAACGGAACTGATACACAAACCGTATAACGCGAACGTGTTGTACGAAACGCTCTACAGGCTGATCGACTAGCTGGTAAGGCAGATTTTAACACCTGCCTTAAATGAAATGTGCTAATGCAGGAATGATACATCCTCCATTAGCACATTTCATTTAAGGGTATCGATGCGACTTATTTCACCGGTACGCTTACTTTGGTTTTATCCCACTCCAGTACCAGTTGATTAGCTGGCAGGGTGATGGTGAA
Protein-coding regions in this window:
- a CDS encoding ATP-binding protein, with the translated sequence MIKNGQPITKSRMSIIPTDTVVPYEKNNPILKVLLQQASIAVFQTELSGDCFFVNSAWEQFTGLTAADSLEQGWLQLLPANQVTTFLEVIRRCAQGNAAIQHDLSLHRPAPLGICHVRLHIQPVKDADNIPSYVIGSIYDMTDDVHTRQQLIRQNRLLEVLCKVHEDFNLYKGTDRVFLDFLTKILALTDSEYGFIGEVKIHDNGRPFLHTHALINRSWNDATMQQYQQEHHRFILSSVDSLFGYVLRKDKPVINNHPSQRRRRHIPPGQPPIKCFLGLPVRYNQQLVGMVGIANRPGGYDQDLADFLAPLLTTYGSLITAYRLEQQRTRMEQQQEQLAMHMEALVSSLDDIVFELDEQKVFTGVWCRNEEVLFFPKKDILGKSVLSLLPKMGPTFNELLDKVLDSGVAQEIEYPDMRQPDRWYRLKASLIHGETSRRLAVLIKDISFRKLNEQQLLNTKAELERSNQLLQVSQNIGKIGGWEYNVKSGEMYWTRQVYELREVPLDYRVSLDACFEFYHPDDRPRLLAALERTLQERCSFDLEVRHISFQGKQSWVRTIGEPVLHEEELTHIRGIVMDITDQKIAQLELLHAKEAAEKAASSRSEFLSTMSHEIRTPLNGIIGIANLLEEDTEHAGLVHSLQFAAGHLLSLINDILDFSKIEAGKIELEHHPFQLKDLVKDIESNYLTLAKAKQIRLYTSLDPDLPEVIIGDPVRLNQIMSNLINNAIKFTKKGGVFIDVHLQELLHQEAAINFRVQDTGDGIDKEMQEKIFESFVQVHGKRNRRHDGTGLGLAITKKLVALHNSTIEVESEPGKGSAFSFTIRFPLPEPTLSSQAPTRSDTPEERLRGQCILIVEDNQINAMVLVQQLQRTGAHTMTAANGREAVVLMEQQPFDGIILDLHMPEMDGYATIPYIKSLQPQAFIVVLTADVMPEVKERLQVLEVTELIHKPYNANVLYETLYRLID